Proteins from a single region of Bacteroidota bacterium:
- a CDS encoding radical SAM protein produces MNSFPIEYNEPLFRPPSEADSLILQVTYGCTWNHCSFCEIYTTKTFSAKKEEDILREIRSVAAIHPDVRKVFLADGNPMALSAKRLLNILSFIKQNFPKVRKVSTYALPRDILAKTKKELKELKEAGLTMVYVGIESGDDEVLRMMDKGETFSSVKEGLLLAKEACIKLSVIILEGVGGMKYSEQHALNSAKILNEIQPEFASVLVLSFPFGIERYIQRFRGEYIPMGIPALLNEMKIFISNIHLKGTIFRSNHASNYLVLNGILSRDKELFLEKIEFALKHPEFSGLRQEWQRGL; encoded by the coding sequence ATGAATTCCTTTCCTATAGAATATAACGAGCCACTGTTCCGCCCACCCAGCGAAGCCGATTCACTCATCCTGCAGGTAACCTACGGATGCACCTGGAATCATTGCTCTTTTTGCGAAATATACACCACCAAAACATTCTCTGCAAAAAAAGAGGAAGATATACTGCGTGAGATAAGGTCGGTGGCTGCCATTCATCCCGATGTAAGAAAAGTATTTTTGGCTGACGGAAATCCCATGGCGCTTTCGGCAAAACGGCTTCTGAATATCCTTTCTTTTATTAAACAGAACTTTCCAAAGGTGCGCAAGGTATCAACCTACGCTCTGCCCCGCGATATCCTTGCAAAAACAAAAAAAGAATTAAAAGAACTCAAAGAGGCCGGCCTTACCATGGTATATGTAGGCATCGAATCTGGTGATGACGAGGTGCTGCGGATGATGGATAAAGGAGAAACCTTTTCTTCAGTAAAAGAGGGGTTGCTTCTGGCAAAAGAAGCATGTATCAAACTGTCGGTCATTATTCTCGAAGGAGTCGGTGGCATGAAATACAGTGAACAGCATGCACTGAACTCAGCAAAGATTTTAAACGAAATTCAACCGGAATTTGCTTCCGTACTGGTGCTCAGTTTTCCATTCGGGATCGAAAGGTATATCCAGAGGTTTCGGGGCGAATATATTCCTATGGGCATTCCCGCACTGCTGAACGAAATGAAAATATTTATTTCAAATATACATCTCAAAGGCACTATTTTCAGAAGCAACCACGCGTCCAATTATTTAGTTCTTAACGGCATCTTATCGCGCGATAAGGAATTGTTTCTCGAAAAAATAGAATTCGCGCTCAAACATCCTGAATTTTCCGGTCTGCGCCAGGAATGGCAAAGAGGATTGTAA